AGGGGGTTAATTGGGACAGACTGGCTAAAAGGGCTTGAATGAGTTTGATTTCGCGGTTGCTATAGGTGAGGCAGCTGAGGGTCTGTTGAATGATGGTTGGTTCCGGTTGGGAGTGGAGTAAACAGGCCAACTTGCTGAGGTTGCCAAGGGTGCGTTTGCGAGGTTCCCCAGGCCCGGGATTAGTCAGCAAGGGTTCGGCTAAAAATGAGTCTAAATTTTGCCACTGAGGAGCTTTATCGCGCTGCCATGTTTCCAGTCGGGCTAGATTTTGTAAACCAGTCTCATCAATTTGGGGCAACCAATGGGCAAACCCACCATCTTCCCAGGCCCAGCGCAGATAGACATGGCTTTGGGGACTGGCGAACAAATAACTCAGTTCAGTTCTAATCCGTTCTGGGGCGACTTGGGCTAGTTGCCGGGCTGTGGTTTGGAGGGCTTGCCGGGTAGCGGGTGTAATCGTAAATCCCAATTGACTGGCCTGGCGGTAGGCCCGCAACACCCGCAGCGGATCATCACGCAAATTTTCCTGAGAAATCATCCGCATTTGTTGCTGGGCTATATCGACACATCCCTGGAGCGGATCGATAATCTCTTGAGTTTGGGGATGGTAGGCAATGGCATTAATCGTAAAATCGCGCCGGTGTAAATCGGTTTCTAGGGAATCTCCCACCTGTTGGGCAAAGTCAAGGGTGGCCTGGGGAAAGACAATCCGGGCAATGGCGCGCACCTGATCCAAGATCACAAAACTAGCACCATATTTCCGGGCTAACTGTTGGGCCAAGGGAATAGCTGGGGCAGGAGTAACAAAATCTAAATCTAAATCCCCTTGGACAATCCCCCGTAAGCCATCCCGCACCGCCCCACCAACCAAATAAGTCCCGGCCGGCAAATCATCAACCGCAATTGGCCAATCAGTGGGATCGAGGGGATTCATCATAGGGTTTTAAGGGGAATTTTCCTGACGTAGTTCTTGGCGCAATTGCATCAATAACCGCCCCAGATGATTCAACCCTTGACCATTGGCCCCACAGCCCCAAAAACTATCCACAGGGGAATTTTCTACTAAATATTCGTCGCCGGTTCCAAGCAAAACCCCTTGAATATCGGCATGGGCCTGAAACTTTGCTTTGATGGCCGCATACATCACCTCTAGCTTGACCTGTTCCCAATCGGGCCGGAGGGGGTGGCGGGGATCTCGGCCAATTTGGGCTGCTTCACCGGGAGTTGGGGCTAATTGAATCTTTTGGGATAGATAGGCGTGGCCGGTATTGATAAACTTTTGGGACTGGTAATAATGCTCTGCGGTTGGCCAGTAAATACCGCCTAAGTTAAAGCCATGTCGAGAAAAATTAGAGAAACAGCCATAGGGATGATCAATGTGATAAAAATAAATCGTCATTAGATAGTTTTCGGCTGTCGGGCCAGGCCTGGGCAAAGCAGTCTCTCACCCTCATATCCTAAATTGCTTTGGCCGTAATCTCCATAGCTGACTCTCAACCCGAGCTTAGTAAGGCCAGACCTGAGTGATTTCTTAGAGGATTTACCAACTTTCTGCAGATGCTTGAGCAGTTGTCGTCATTGGCCTGGAGATTTTGTCTGGACTTCCTTAGAGAGGATTCGATACCAGACTGGTACAGCTACAAACCTCAAGTAACCTATTTCAGAAAGATTTAAGAGTGTGGTGCTGCAAATGGATACTAAAAGTGCTTTATCATGTATCTAATAAAAGATTTACTTTGTTATGCCGACACCAAAAACGCTGTATTCTAAGAATTAAGAACTATCGTGATATAAAGCTTATTGGTTCTAAGTTTCGATATTCTAATTGAATCAACCAAGAGTTTCGAGAAAGATATTAGCAAGCTGGATGGGAATGAAAGAACTATTACGATCAAGAAAATAAACGAATGCACTAGTCTATTTCTCAATGATAAGTCTGTGATGTATCGGAAGTTACGGCGTATTCATCCCTGGCTGGTTATGAGTCGCTATGATTTATCTCTTTACGCATTGAGAGTTATGCGGAAATTCATAGTTATTCTTACTATTGACGAAGACCCAATTTTTGGGCAAGTAATTTTTACTCTTTTTCGAGTTGTTAAACATGATGATTTTGGCAAAGCCTGTCAGGATATTGCACAATCTCTATATCAACAGGTAGTTCATGACGATCTAGATATTGCCCAAGTTTCATAATATCTGTTATGGCTCAAACCTTAACTTTTTGTGATGAATATGGAATTATTTATCAAGTAATGAGAATTTTGCCCAGTGATCAATTAAAAATCAGATTTGTTGAGGCATTGGCTGAACTCGAAGATCATGAATGTCATAGAAAAAGAACTTTTCCAAAGACAAGGCTGCATAAGATTAAAGGGATAAAACAGGCGATCTATCGGGCGGATATTGACAAAATATCAGGTTGGCGTATTCATATTCAATATCTAAATGGAAAAAATTATCTCAAAGATATTATTGAAGGACAAAAACATGATGATGTACTTGATATAATCAAATCTAAAAAAGGACGTTATGATTAAAGAAGATGAAAATGAAATTTACATATTCTGTAAAGTAACCAACTTTAGGGGTAATAATTGACTCGTTTTTTCTAAGTAATGTCAATTTTTTACAGACATAACTCCTCCTTTAAGAATTAGATCTGCATTTAAGCCCCTTACCAGAATCAAGAGATGCTCATAGCACTTTCGGTATCCATGTGAAACAGTCAATCCTTTACTAGATAGAATATACAGAAATTGAATGCGTACCAGTCCAAGCGAGGATCGTCATATCCTACAAAAACAACAGAATGAAAGGAGGAATGTTTTTTAGGTTCCTAGGGGCCTCGGTTCTGGATTCGGAAGTTTTAAGGTAATTAAGCCTGCCACCAAAACAAATACCAACGATACCCATAAACAACCTCCCAGGCCCGCCGTCTGATACACCCAACCCGAGAGGACAGTCCCCAATAGTCTCCCTCCAGAATTGGCCATGTAATAAAAGCCGACATTCAGGGCCACCTTGTCATCGTCTGTAAAGGCTAATACGAGATAGGAATGGACTGCTGAATTAAAGGCAAAAATCACGCCAAAGACTAACAGCCCAACAATAATCACAAGATTGGGGTTCAGAGCCGTTTCTAAGGCCATGGCAATCAATCCGGGGATGGCGGTTAAGGTAAATGTCCAAAAGCGAATCGTGGCTGCTTGGGGGGCCTGGCCCTGGTTAAACCGATTGAGTAAGGTGGGGGCAAAGGACTGCACCAGGCCATAGCCAATCACCCAAATCGCTAAAAAGCCCCCGACTTGATAGAACGACCAACCCAAGACACTCCGCAAAAAAACAGGCAGGCCGACCACAAACCAAACATCCCGGGCCCCAAACAGAAAAAACCGGGCGGCCGAAAGAATGTTAATCTCCTTACTTTTAGAAAACAATTGTTGGAACTTCACTTTGGCTTTGATTTTCCCCATCCCCGCTGGCAATAACAGCCCCGTCAAGAGGACAATCGCCAAGCCCGCCGCCATGATCCAGAGGGACTGTTGAAACCCCACCCAGCCCAGCAACAAGGCCCCGACAAAGAACCCCACCCCCTTGAGGGCATTTTTCGATCCCGTCAGAATCGCCACCCACTTGAATAATTGACTCTGGGCCGTTTGGGGAACGACTAAGCGAATTGCACTTTTAGAACTCATTTTCGTCAGATCCTTAGCAATCCCCGAAAAGGCCTGGGCCACCATCACATAGGGGACTGCAAAGGCGATGGGCCAACTCGGTTCGAGGGGGGACAACATCACCAAGGAGACAATCTGGAGGGCAATGCCGCTGTAGAGGGTGAGTTTCAATCCAAATTGGGAGCCAATCCAACCCCCGAGAAAGTTAGTGATGATGCCAAAGATTTCATAAAATAAAAATAATAGGGCAATATCGAGGGGAGAATAGCCAATTTGGTTGAAATAGAGGAGCACCAACATCCGTAAGGCCCCGTCAGTAATCGTGAAGCCCCAGTAGGCCACCGTCACCAGCACATAATTGCGGAGATTAGCCACCCCTGTTTTAGCTGCTCCCATCACCTTGCTCCAGACTTAGGACTAGAATGGATTGCTCACCTGATACATCCCCAACCCGGCCCAGACAACACCACCCGGCCATCGGCTTAGCCCAGATCTGTGATCCCGAAACCACCAGGATATTGGCAAAACAAATCAAATTTTATTGATATATACTAACCTAAAAAATCCTAGTCCCATGTATGGAAGTTAACATTGCCCCCCCGGCCTGGTGTTCGTCCAGCGGATCAGCCCGGAATATTGGGCGGATTTAGAGAGAGCGGGTTGAGGTTAGCCCTAAGTTGCAGATCCCAAAATAAACGGCTTCTGACGAACTTGGGCAATCAGCCAGCGCAAACTGTGATTACTCAAGACAGAGATTGGCCCCATCAACATCAGGGACTTCACTTCCGCCCGACTAATTTTTACCGTACCGCCCGACTCCAGCATCGCCGTAGATTGGGTAATATCTCGCAGGGTGGCATAGGCAAATAACAGGGGCAGGACACAAAACAACCGAATTGGGACGGCGGCTTTGGGGACTGAGAGGAGGTATTCCTGGGCTTCATCTAAGTCATGCCAGGCCAGGGCAACTAATTCTTTAATGGCAGCATGATTATTTGGTTTTAGCTCAGGGCTGAGGAGCAATTGATGACCACTACCTTGGGCCGCAAGGGACTGTTCAGGGATATAGATCGAGTTTTCATGTTCCGCGTCCCAGGCAATATCTTTAAGAATATTCACGGTCTGGAGGGCTTCCCCAAAGGCCCCACAGCGTTTTAAGAGAATTTGATATTCATCTTGCCCAATGGAAAAAGAATGTTCATGCCACAAATCGGTGAGGAGGTAGCCCACGGTTCCGGCCACGTAATAGCAATATTCTTTATATTCATCCAGGGTTTTAATCCGAATCCCCGTGGGATAGAGATTGACAAACTTCTTCATCCCATGGACCATCTCACTCACCCAGCGTTGGACGTGCTGTTGGGAGGTTACAGGCAAGGTGCGAAACAGGGTAAACACCAGGCCGGTGTTGGCAACTAACCGAATGTGGGCCGCTTCCCCTTCTAAGTTTTGGGCAATTCGGCCGTAGTTGTCCGCTAAATGAGGACTATCAAAGCACTCCAGTAAGTCATCTAAGAGGAGGGTTTTTGTGGCAATGCTGGCAACGGGATCATCTTCGACCGTATCGGCAATCCGACAAATTAAATAGGCAATTAAAACCGCCCGCCCCAAGGTTCCTGGTAAGAAGCGAATACTCAAGGCAAAGGTACGAGAGACTTCCGGCAAAATCTCCTGACAGAACCGCTCGGCTGCCCGCACATTAACTGGAGATTCCAATGCCATCTGAACCATAAGGTTTAACTCCTACACACAAATTTATATAGCCTTGGGGACAACTATATTAAGTAAAATTAACAGATACCATAAACCTTGCCGCTAATCTAGTAAAGTCCCGGTTGGAGAGTGGAAATTAAGCCCCTCTACAGATCCTCTACTGCCCGACTGGGCCGAGTTTAAGGGTTGTTTTACCCCCATAATGGCGATAACTTGGTTCACACCACTTTACCGAACTTTTTTCTGTGACAAATTTAGACTCGGCCAGTTTTTCAAGCGGCAACCTACCCCCCCAACAGTTTGCGATTCTTGTTCCCCAGGGGCAAGAACACCAGGCCATTGTCAAGGGTCTGAAGCAAGTGCCAAGGAACTTGATCCAGCTTATCCCGATTCCTTTGGGTGTATTGGCGGTGCAAGCATTCCTAGAGCAATGGCAACCCAGCCCGGAAATTCACGGCATTTTGGTGATCGGCTTGGCCGGGGCATTATCGCACACCTTAAGCCTGGGGCAAGTGGTGGTCTATGAATCTTGTATTGGTGATAGGGGGAGAGTGACTTGTGACCCGGCCTGGAGGCAATACCTGAGTCAATATTTGGAAGCGCCTTTAGTCAAAGCCTTTACCAGCCCAGAATTAGTCGCCACCGCCCAGGCCAAGGCCGCATTACACCAAAAAACCGGGGCTGATGTGGTGGATATGGAAGGGGGGCCAATTCTGGACTATGGCGCGAGCTTAAATCTGCCCGTGGCGATGGTGCGGGTCATTTCTGATACGGCGACCCAGGATTTACCAAATTTATCCCAGGCCATTGGGGGCGATGGCTCTCTTAATCCCCTATTACTCACCTGGGCCTTTCTCCAAAAACCCATTGCGGCTGGACATCTAATTACTGGCTCATTGCGGGGCCTGGGAAAATTAGAAAAAGTTGGGCAAGCTCTTGCCAGGGAGCGATCAGGGTTCCTGGTTCGGCCTACAGTCTGACTCGCTTCAGGGCACTTGACGTAAATCTAGGCTGTAGCTCATGACGGTCGTGGAAGACTAGCAACAACAGTTGAGTTTATCGCTTTTGTCTTTCCATGGTCTCACTATTAACTGGAATGACTGTAGTTCCTGATTTCAGTTGAGTTACAGACGTACTCTTGAATCAATCTTTGAACAGTAAACAATAACATCAGTCTGGCAACATTACAACATTAAAAGAGCAATTAATTGATGATCCAGCCATCACCACATCTCCTTGAGAGCGACTCACTGAGGACTCTTATGGGAACCAGTCAGGAAATGCTCTATGGGCAGTCTTTTTAAGATTTCTACTCTCTTAGAATAATCTGCGTAACGCTATAGGAACTCGTTCAAGGCTTTCTGAATCAGGCTGTTAAAGTTGCATAGGAACGTAGCTCCTAGATATTAATCAACCAGGCCGGTGATGATCATTGACCGACTCCATTACCAACCATCAATATCTGTCTCGGGTATGATTTCTAGATTGAGATCATTGAGATAGCTAAGGGCGTTGTCAATTTGGGTTGCTTTTCCGGTCAGTTCTAAATCAAACCAGCCATCTTCCCGAGAGTTGGGAGCCAGCAATGCCCCTTTGATATTGATCGTGAGTTGGAACTTGACAATTAACTCGCAAATCACCGGATCAGATACATAGTTTTTATCAATCCTAACCCGAATGTGTTTTTGGGTTAATCGCTCCTCTCCTAAGGGTAAATCTTCAGCTTCCAGGGGAAATGTAGTCATAAAATTTCTTCCTTCTGCTTATGATGAATGGGCTTAAAACTATCAAGATTACTCAACCTCCTTAATTCTAGTCCGTCGCTCTAGAAGTTCTTGTACCACCAACGTAAACACAGCCAATAGTCCCAAAATTACCGCCGCCCCATAGGCACTTTCAGTCTGGTAGTTTTTGTAAGCTTCTTCAACAAAGAGTGGTAAACTTTGGGTTTTCCCAGCAATATTTCCGGAGACAACGGCCACCGCCCCAAATTCTCCCATCGCCCGGGCATTGGTTAACAAAACCCCATAGAGCAAGCCCCAGCGAATATTTGGGAGGGTGACTCGCCAAAAGGTTTGCCATTCATTAGCACCGAGAATTTTGGCGGCTTCCTCCTGCTCAGGCCCCACTTCTTCTAAGACCGGGATGACTTCTCGGGCCACGAATGGCAGGCTAACGAAGATTGTGGCTAAGACCATGCCCGGAAAGGCAAACACCACTTGGATGTTGTGATCCAGTAACCAGGGACCGAGCCACCCGACCCGACCATAAACCAACACAATCATTAACCCCGCAACAACTGGGGAGATTGAAAAGGGAAGATCAATAATACTAAGGATGAGTGTCCGGCCGGGAAAGCGTTTCCGAGCTAAGGCCCAAGCTGCACAGAGGCCAAAAAACGTATTCACGGGCACGGCAATTAAAGCCAGGCTGATTGTGAGGCCAACGGCCACTTGGAAATCATGGAGCTTCAATGTGTCCACAAAAGGGCCAAAGCCTTTGCTAAAGGCCTGGTAAAAAACATTAGCCGCTGGAATCAATAGGACTAAAGCTACATAGCCCACGGCAATCAGAATTAAGACAATCGGCACCCAGGATTTGCGTTGGGAGTTGGGTGAACTAACCGGCTTATTTGATGACATAGCGTTGCCCCCAGGCCTGGATAAAGTTAATCACAAACAATAAAAGTAAGGACAATAGCAACATGACGGTGCCAATAATCGTTGCCCCCGTATAGTCATAGGCTTCTAGATTTTGAAAGACCAAAACTGGCGCAATCAGATCCTTAAAGGGAATGTTGGAGGAAATAATCACCGTTGAGCCATATTCCCCCACGGCCCGCGAAAAACCTAGGGCAATCCCCGTTAAAATTGCTGGTAAAATCGGAGGTAGTAAAACTCGCCAAAAGGTCTGCCACTGACTTGCCCCTAAACACCAAGCTGCCTCCTCTAATTCCTTTTCGATTTCTCCTAAAACAGGCTGCACGGTGCGGACGACAAAGGGTAAGGAAATAAATACCATCGCGATCCCCACCCCCAAGCGGGTAAAGGAAATCTGAATTCCAAAGGGGGCAAACATTGACCCAATCCAGCCATTGTTGCTATAGACTGTTGCCAAGGTTAAACCCGCAACCGCAGTGGGCAAGGCAAAGGGCAAGTCAATCACCCCTTCCAAAAATCGCTTACCTGGAAATGTATACCGAATCAAAACCCAAGCAATGAGTGTTCCAAACAGGCCATTGATCACCGCTGCAATAAAAGCCGTGACAAAGGTGACATCGTAGGTTGAAAGCGCAATTGGACTGGTCGCCACTTCCCAAAACTTGCCTGGCCCTTCCTGAATTGCTTTCAAGAGCATCAAAACGGTCGGGATCAGGAGCATTACCGCGAGATAGCCCCAAGTGACTCGCCAAGTCCAATGCAAATGCCAGAGCTTAGAAAGCCAGTTTTGAGATTTTGCTCGACTACCGGGGAGCGGTTGTGTCGGTGGAATGGGAGTCGTAGTGGTTGTCATAAGCCTGAGTTAGTTGAGAGCTAGTGGGGGAATGAATCGAACAATCTCAGGAGCAGACGAGATGAATTTAGTAAAATTCCAGGTCGCCCATCTACTCCCCTCAGAATCTAATTTCTACTTAGTGTAAATTTGATCAAAAATCGCTCCATCCGCAAAGAATTCTT
Above is a window of Pseudocalidococcus azoricus BACA0444 DNA encoding:
- a CDS encoding tRNA nucleotidyltransferase/poly(A) polymerase family protein, with amino-acid sequence MMNPLDPTDWPIAVDDLPAGTYLVGGAVRDGLRGIVQGDLDLDFVTPAPAIPLAQQLARKYGASFVILDQVRAIARIVFPQATLDFAQQVGDSLETDLHRRDFTINAIAYHPQTQEIIDPLQGCVDIAQQQMRMISQENLRDDPLRVLRAYRQASQLGFTITPATRQALQTTARQLAQVAPERIRTELSYLFASPQSHVYLRWAWEDGGFAHWLPQIDETGLQNLARLETWQRDKAPQWQNLDSFLAEPLLTNPGPGEPRKRTLGNLSKLACLLHSQPEPTIIQQTLSCLTYSNREIKLIQALLASLSQLTPCLADDRRWQFFLFRQIDRAWPGLVLLAVGSGIAPEKIESLHQAWLDPENPIAHPPCLLTGADLIQDFGLTPGPLIGEILQYVLEAQAQGNLMTPMEARAWVRAYLEAGGNQG
- a CDS encoding NADAR family protein, whose translation is MTIYFYHIDHPYGCFSNFSRHGFNLGGIYWPTAEHYYQSQKFINTGHAYLSQKIQLAPTPGEAAQIGRDPRHPLRPDWEQVKLEVMYAAIKAKFQAHADIQGVLLGTGDEYLVENSPVDSFWGCGANGQGLNHLGRLLMQLRQELRQENSP
- the arsJ gene encoding organoarsenical effux MFS transporter ArsJ, producing MGAAKTGVANLRNYVLVTVAYWGFTITDGALRMLVLLYFNQIGYSPLDIALLFLFYEIFGIITNFLGGWIGSQFGLKLTLYSGIALQIVSLVMLSPLEPSWPIAFAVPYVMVAQAFSGIAKDLTKMSSKSAIRLVVPQTAQSQLFKWVAILTGSKNALKGVGFFVGALLLGWVGFQQSLWIMAAGLAIVLLTGLLLPAGMGKIKAKVKFQQLFSKSKEINILSAARFFLFGARDVWFVVGLPVFLRSVLGWSFYQVGGFLAIWVIGYGLVQSFAPTLLNRFNQGQAPQAATIRFWTFTLTAIPGLIAMALETALNPNLVIIVGLLVFGVIFAFNSAVHSYLVLAFTDDDKVALNVGFYYMANSGGRLLGTVLSGWVYQTAGLGGCLWVSLVFVLVAGLITLKLPNPEPRPLGT
- a CDS encoding phytoene/squalene synthase family protein; the encoded protein is MVQMALESPVNVRAAERFCQEILPEVSRTFALSIRFLPGTLGRAVLIAYLICRIADTVEDDPVASIATKTLLLDDLLECFDSPHLADNYGRIAQNLEGEAAHIRLVANTGLVFTLFRTLPVTSQQHVQRWVSEMVHGMKKFVNLYPTGIRIKTLDEYKEYCYYVAGTVGYLLTDLWHEHSFSIGQDEYQILLKRCGAFGEALQTVNILKDIAWDAEHENSIYIPEQSLAAQGSGHQLLLSPELKPNNHAAIKELVALAWHDLDEAQEYLLSVPKAAVPIRLFCVLPLLFAYATLRDITQSTAMLESGGTVKISRAEVKSLMLMGPISVLSNHSLRWLIAQVRQKPFILGSAT
- a CDS encoding phosphorylase family protein; its protein translation is MTNLDSASFSSGNLPPQQFAILVPQGQEHQAIVKGLKQVPRNLIQLIPIPLGVLAVQAFLEQWQPSPEIHGILVIGLAGALSHTLSLGQVVVYESCIGDRGRVTCDPAWRQYLSQYLEAPLVKAFTSPELVATAQAKAALHQKTGADVVDMEGGPILDYGASLNLPVAMVRVISDTATQDLPNLSQAIGGDGSLNPLLLTWAFLQKPIAAGHLITGSLRGLGKLEKVGQALARERSGFLVRPTV
- a CDS encoding NIL domain-containing protein: MTTFPLEAEDLPLGEERLTQKHIRVRIDKNYVSDPVICELIVKFQLTINIKGALLAPNSREDGWFDLELTGKATQIDNALSYLNDLNLEIIPETDIDGW
- the cysW gene encoding sulfate ABC transporter permease subunit CysW, which encodes MSSNKPVSSPNSQRKSWVPIVLILIAVGYVALVLLIPAANVFYQAFSKGFGPFVDTLKLHDFQVAVGLTISLALIAVPVNTFFGLCAAWALARKRFPGRTLILSIIDLPFSISPVVAGLMIVLVYGRVGWLGPWLLDHNIQVVFAFPGMVLATIFVSLPFVAREVIPVLEEVGPEQEEAAKILGANEWQTFWRVTLPNIRWGLLYGVLLTNARAMGEFGAVAVVSGNIAGKTQSLPLFVEEAYKNYQTESAYGAAVILGLLAVFTLVVQELLERRTRIKEVE
- the cysT gene encoding sulfate ABC transporter permease subunit CysT, whose translation is MTTTTTPIPPTQPLPGSRAKSQNWLSKLWHLHWTWRVTWGYLAVMLLIPTVLMLLKAIQEGPGKFWEVATSPIALSTYDVTFVTAFIAAVINGLFGTLIAWVLIRYTFPGKRFLEGVIDLPFALPTAVAGLTLATVYSNNGWIGSMFAPFGIQISFTRLGVGIAMVFISLPFVVRTVQPVLGEIEKELEEAAWCLGASQWQTFWRVLLPPILPAILTGIALGFSRAVGEYGSTVIISSNIPFKDLIAPVLVFQNLEAYDYTGATIIGTVMLLLSLLLLFVINFIQAWGQRYVIK